The Candidatus Pantoea soli genome window below encodes:
- the kdsD gene encoding arabinose-5-phosphate isomerase KdsD has translation MSHQQPDFDFQQAGKAVLRIEREGLEQLDQYINADFTRACEMIFACRGKVVVMGMGKSGHIGKKIAATFASTGTPAFFVHPGEASHGDLGMVSASDVVLAISNSGESSEILALIPVLKRQKVRLICLTSRPESAMGRAADVHLCVKVPQEACPLGLAPTSSTTATLVMGDALAVALLEARGFTPEDFALSHPGGALGRKLLLHVSDIMHSGDEIPHVTRDASLRDALLEITRKNLGLTVIVDDLMKIEGIFTDGDLRRVFDMGINFQSASIQDVMTRGGIRVRPNMLAVDALNLMQNKNITALLVADDDRLLGVVHMHDMLRAGVV, from the coding sequence ATGTCACATCAGCAACCGGATTTTGATTTTCAGCAGGCAGGTAAAGCGGTACTGCGCATTGAACGCGAAGGGCTGGAGCAGCTCGATCAGTATATTAACGCCGACTTCACCCGCGCCTGCGAGATGATTTTTGCCTGTCGTGGCAAAGTGGTCGTGATGGGCATGGGCAAATCCGGGCACATTGGTAAAAAGATTGCGGCGACGTTTGCCAGCACCGGTACCCCGGCATTTTTTGTCCATCCGGGAGAAGCCAGCCATGGCGATCTCGGCATGGTGAGCGCCAGCGATGTGGTGCTGGCTATCTCCAACAGCGGTGAATCCAGCGAAATTCTTGCGCTGATTCCGGTGCTGAAGCGTCAGAAAGTCCGGCTGATCTGCCTGACCAGCCGCCCGGAGAGTGCGATGGGCCGCGCAGCGGACGTGCATTTATGCGTGAAAGTGCCGCAGGAGGCCTGCCCGCTTGGCCTCGCGCCCACCTCCAGTACCACCGCCACCCTCGTGATGGGTGACGCCCTGGCTGTGGCGCTGCTGGAAGCGCGGGGCTTCACGCCGGAAGATTTTGCCCTGTCGCATCCGGGCGGCGCGCTGGGGCGGAAACTGCTGCTGCACGTCAGCGACATCATGCACAGCGGCGATGAAATTCCGCATGTGACGCGCGACGCTTCGCTGCGCGATGCCCTGCTGGAGATTACGCGTAAAAACCTCGGTCTGACGGTGATCGTCGACGACCTGATGAAAATCGAAGGGATCTTCACCGACGGCGATTTACGCCGCGTATTTGATATGGGCATCAATTTTCAGTCAGCCAGTATTCAGGATGTGATGACGCGTGGCGGTATCCGCGTGCGCCCGAATATGCTGGCTGTGGATGCACTGAATCTGATGCAAAACAAAAACATTACCGCCCTGCTGGTGGCCGATGACGATCGGCTGCTCGGTGTGGTACATATGCATGACATGCTGCGCGCTGGCGTGGTCTGA